A window of the Burkholderia sp. 9120 genome harbors these coding sequences:
- a CDS encoding ATP-grasp domain-containing protein — translation MTKKVKVLVFPCGSENAGEIHQALRYSLHVELIGASSVDDFGQFRFARYVGGLPKITDDNFDAEFAALLTACEIDMVFATHDTVLDYLSKHAADMGVFLVNGDRHAATVARRKSATYELFSDTAWVPAVFRSVEEVTAWPAIVKPDLGQGGQGVTLVRTEEHARDVLRNTAEPILVEYLPGEEITVDCFTDRKRRLLWTGPRTRERVRAGITMRSRLLPPSPEIDAIARTINERLTLRGPWFFQLKADRNGKWKLLEISCRVAGTMVAQRARGINLPLMAVQDFMGRDLTTLDNSQVRLIERSIATRALLDFDYDTVCVDLDDTLILDGFAVPQTIAFLYQSVASGKKIHLITRHRFDVAQTLAKARIDAGLFDRIIVLGEDESKADHITPTSIFIDNHFPERMDVARRHAIPVLDVDMIEFLIT, via the coding sequence AGAACGCCGGCGAGATCCATCAGGCACTGCGCTACTCGCTGCACGTTGAACTGATCGGCGCCTCCAGCGTGGACGACTTTGGACAGTTTCGCTTCGCACGATACGTGGGCGGCCTGCCCAAAATTACCGACGACAATTTCGACGCTGAATTCGCCGCCTTGCTGACAGCGTGCGAAATCGACATGGTGTTCGCCACGCACGACACCGTGCTCGATTACCTGTCGAAGCACGCCGCAGACATGGGTGTTTTCCTGGTCAACGGCGATCGACATGCCGCCACCGTCGCCCGTAGAAAGAGCGCGACCTACGAGCTGTTCTCGGACACCGCGTGGGTGCCGGCGGTTTTTCGCAGCGTGGAAGAAGTCACCGCGTGGCCCGCCATCGTCAAGCCGGATCTCGGACAAGGCGGCCAGGGCGTCACGCTGGTTCGCACTGAAGAGCACGCGCGCGACGTGCTGCGCAATACGGCGGAACCGATCCTCGTTGAATATCTGCCCGGCGAGGAAATCACCGTCGACTGTTTCACCGACCGGAAGCGTCGGCTGCTCTGGACCGGTCCGCGAACGCGCGAGCGTGTCAGGGCGGGGATTACGATGCGCTCGCGGTTGTTGCCGCCGAGCCCGGAAATCGACGCCATTGCCCGCACCATCAACGAACGGCTGACTCTGCGCGGCCCGTGGTTTTTCCAGCTCAAAGCCGACCGCAACGGCAAGTGGAAACTGCTCGAAATTTCATGCCGGGTCGCGGGAACCATGGTGGCGCAGCGCGCCCGCGGCATCAACCTGCCGCTGATGGCGGTGCAGGACTTCATGGGGCGCGACCTGACGACGCTCGACAACTCGCAGGTCAGGTTGATCGAGCGCAGCATCGCGACCCGTGCGTTGCTGGACTTCGACTACGACACCGTATGCGTCGATCTCGACGACACGCTGATTCTCGACGGGTTCGCCGTGCCGCAGACCATCGCGTTTCTTTACCAATCGGTGGCCTCGGGCAAGAAGATCCATCTGATTACCCGACACCGCTTCGACGTCGCGCAAACGCTGGCCAAGGCGCGCATCGATGCGGGTCTGTTCGACCGGATCATCGTGCTCGGCGAGGACGAGTCGAAGGCCGATCACATCACACCCACTTCGATTTTTATCGACAACCATTTTCCAGAACGAATGGACGTCGCAAGACGGCACGCAATTCCGGTTCTGGACGTGGACATGATCGAATTTCTCATTACCTAG